The Coraliomargarita sinensis genome has a segment encoding these proteins:
- a CDS encoding RHS repeat domain-containing protein has product MKSFLFVKLGAILLLCSLSLLARHVGYDAAGRVIWSIQPSGQTTSFSYDANGNIESITSITPAEDTDSDGMPDYFEIRFSGTATALIPSEDTDQDGMSHLFEFAFGKDPSVPDAQNITPISLEVPDPQTGDQFFTLKYLRPLSATQHLSYSTQISFDLTQPWLTDPPAVLETVVVQQEGGVEEVTVKFLPTVGSNDKFFMRIQASTL; this is encoded by the coding sequence ATGAAATCTTTTCTGTTCGTTAAATTGGGTGCAATACTCTTGCTATGCTCTCTGTCCTTGCTTGCGCGCCATGTCGGCTATGATGCGGCGGGGCGCGTTATCTGGAGCATTCAGCCGAGCGGGCAAACGACTTCTTTCAGCTACGATGCTAACGGGAACATCGAGTCGATCACTTCAATCACACCCGCCGAAGACACCGACTCGGACGGCATGCCGGATTACTTTGAGATCCGCTTCTCGGGCACGGCGACGGCTCTCATTCCAAGTGAGGATACGGATCAGGATGGCATGAGCCATTTGTTCGAGTTCGCCTTCGGCAAAGACCCTTCCGTCCCTGACGCGCAGAATATCACACCGATCAGCTTGGAGGTTCCCGATCCCCAAACGGGTGATCAGTTCTTTACCCTCAAATATCTACGCCCTTTGTCTGCGACCCAGCATCTCAGCTATAGCACACAAATTAGTTTTGATCTGACCCAACCTTGGCTAACAGATCCGCCCGCAGTGTTGGAAACGGTCGTCGTCCAACAGGAAGGCGGCGTCGAGGAAGTTACGGTCAAGTTCCTGCCCACGGTTGGCAGTAACGATAAATTCTTCATGCGGATCCAGGCAAGCACCCTCTAA
- a CDS encoding winged helix-turn-helix domain-containing protein, translated as MQRVQSSSRKVSRRRSQSEERIITEVGLILARGIIACRHERPEPKAVRKADATGAPESVQSLLRQNAGQPLTCSAIARSLGVSNSTARNQLKPLLKTGIVTRHGRGPATTYVSAINK; from the coding sequence ATGCAACGTGTTCAATCCAGCTCTAGAAAGGTCAGCCGCCGCAGAAGTCAGTCTGAGGAGCGTATCATTACGGAGGTCGGCCTAATTCTAGCACGAGGAATCATCGCGTGCAGACACGAGCGCCCCGAACCAAAGGCAGTCCGTAAGGCCGATGCCACAGGCGCACCCGAAAGCGTACAGAGCCTCCTACGTCAAAATGCGGGTCAACCGCTGACTTGCAGCGCCATCGCGAGAAGCCTCGGCGTATCAAATTCAACAGCTCGCAACCAACTGAAGCCTCTCCTGAAGACTGGGATCGTCACGCGCCACGGACGTGGACCCGCGACGACCTACGTCTCAGCAATAAATAAGTAA
- a CDS encoding Shedu anti-phage system protein SduA domain-containing protein gives MKVRDRLTEIFDRGDGERELQSFLEENPAILLETPMSVLGHPTILLKEFPLGTQYRADFAIIAPYSGAFEIKLIEVEPPKEKIYTKDKVLAKRANKAFEQINSWKSYIRNHRREVLETVDRYGKEKDLYRGPRDSLTCTAGCSIFDPDVHVSFSYAILMGRRNDLGGYMLGRKSAFKEDSDVEIITCDRLFHAADKIDANPEIYI, from the coding sequence ATGAAAGTAAGAGATAGACTTACAGAGATTTTTGACCGAGGAGACGGTGAGCGAGAGTTGCAATCCTTTTTGGAAGAAAATCCAGCCATACTCTTGGAAACCCCCATGTCTGTGCTCGGGCATCCAACAATCCTGTTGAAGGAATTTCCACTTGGAACACAATATCGGGCCGATTTTGCGATCATAGCACCATACTCTGGGGCATTCGAAATTAAGCTTATCGAGGTTGAACCGCCGAAAGAGAAAATTTATACGAAGGACAAGGTTCTAGCCAAAAGGGCGAACAAAGCCTTCGAGCAAATAAATAGCTGGAAGAGTTATATTAGGAACCATAGAAGAGAGGTCTTAGAAACTGTCGATCGGTATGGGAAAGAGAAGGATCTTTACCGAGGTCCACGTGACTCTTTGACATGCACTGCCGGGTGTTCCATCTTCGATCCTGATGTTCATGTATCCTTCTCGTATGCTATTCTAATGGGAAGGCGGAATGATCTGGGGGGATATATGCTGGGGCGGAAGTCAGCATTCAAAGAAGACAGTGATGTGGAGATTATCACATGCGACAGACTCTTTCACGCTGCCGACAAAATCGACGCTAACCCAGAAATCTATATCTGA
- a CDS encoding DUF2958 domain-containing protein, producing the protein MKDKIPHLFTKKQYNRLLANGQKGLDIDHIPVILMTVPWHSASWLLTAILPDNKDILIGLCDLGNGYPEVGYVSIDELLQIEHPVGLKLERNKYFKATYPLSVYVKAARNLGRITISDVDLEPFA; encoded by the coding sequence ATGAAAGATAAAATACCACATTTGTTCACTAAAAAGCAGTACAACCGACTTTTGGCGAATGGCCAGAAAGGGCTAGATATTGACCACATACCTGTCATCCTAATGACTGTTCCTTGGCATTCAGCATCGTGGCTCCTTACTGCGATTTTACCTGACAATAAAGATATTTTGATTGGCCTATGCGACCTCGGCAACGGCTACCCGGAGGTTGGGTACGTCTCAATCGACGAACTCCTGCAAATAGAGCACCCGGTGGGTTTAAAACTCGAACGGAACAAATACTTCAAGGCCACGTATCCATTGAGCGTGTATGTTAAAGCCGCTAGAAACCTGGGGAGAATCACAATTTCCGACGTTGATCTTGAGCCATTTGCATAA
- a CDS encoding DUF4417 domain-containing protein, which yields MKPLDFARRQMEVAGDHLASVKHLEVPEDCNVPCYIPRISTGGSRRDHPVESDFVALSLYDLFALKGADNYRSRFSGARDLRKKFKLKQDTKILVVANNFDRRLERFWRYHDRLNVVRNLSEFNLWGLVIPNFSFFREAPRTHSLYSRKRIEFVMKTLTSAGLPIIPHLQASVYFEKDWEYWLHFLRRYPEVRTVSAEFGTGWLQKELADRAIEKMRELSGQLGRPLHLLALAGGGVYRELRDVFETVTLVNHTPYMKAMKRQRLGLGMNWEHSPTLEGESVSAILDHNIRVYSERVSDGKPVEEIPEIYEISESYELLPLAENF from the coding sequence ATGAAGCCTTTGGATTTTGCTCGTCGGCAAATGGAGGTAGCAGGCGACCATTTAGCTTCAGTGAAGCATTTGGAAGTCCCCGAGGACTGCAACGTCCCGTGCTATATTCCAAGGATATCGACCGGTGGATCTAGAAGGGATCATCCAGTTGAGTCTGACTTTGTCGCGCTTTCCCTTTACGATCTCTTCGCGTTGAAAGGTGCGGATAATTATAGGAGCAGGTTTTCGGGCGCACGGGATTTGCGGAAAAAGTTCAAGCTGAAGCAGGACACTAAAATTCTTGTGGTTGCGAATAACTTTGATCGGAGATTAGAGAGATTTTGGCGTTACCATGATCGTTTGAATGTAGTTCGAAATTTGAGTGAATTTAATTTATGGGGGTTGGTTATTCCAAATTTCTCATTTTTCCGTGAGGCTCCTCGGACGCATTCCCTGTACAGTCGTAAGCGTATCGAGTTCGTGATGAAGACACTCACTTCTGCGGGTTTGCCGATCATTCCTCACTTGCAGGCCTCGGTGTACTTCGAGAAGGATTGGGAATACTGGCTCCACTTCCTCAGAAGATATCCTGAAGTGAGGACGGTTTCAGCTGAATTTGGAACCGGTTGGCTTCAAAAGGAGCTTGCTGATCGGGCAATCGAAAAGATGAGGGAGCTATCTGGTCAACTTGGCCGACCGCTGCACTTGTTAGCCTTGGCTGGCGGTGGCGTCTACCGGGAACTGAGGGATGTTTTCGAAACGGTGACCCTGGTTAATCATACGCCATATATGAAAGCGATGAAGCGGCAGCGCTTGGGGCTCGGTATGAATTGGGAGCACTCGCCGACGCTAGAAGGTGAATCCGTCTCGGCGATTCTAGACCACAATATAAGAGTTTATTCTGAGCGAGTCAGCGACGGTAAACCCGTTGAGGAAATTCCAGAAATATATGAAATATCTGAGTCCTATGAGTTGCTTCCTCTAGCCGAAAATTTCTAG